cggcttgggcggtCGAGGAGCCGGGCGATGCTCGGGTACAGTGTCTGGTTTCTGCACGGGTGAGTGTGCTGGCCGAGTCCccttgggcggcagcggtgatGCCGGCGCATCGGCCTTGGCCCGTGGCCGTGCTGGACTAATGTCGCGGCTCTGGGGCTCGGCAATGTGAGTCGGGGAGAGCGCCAGGAATTCGTCGGGGTTATCAGAGCGTTTGGCCAGGTCTGAGTAAAAGTCGACGGCTTGGATGACGGCTTGCGGGTTTCGCGCATAGTCCTCCTTAGTGATGGCCGAGGCCTTGAGCAATTGCGTCCACTCGACCGGCAGGCCAACAAACTCTCTGGTTTGCGCGTCGAAGCCGACGTGAACGGCATGCGAGAAGTTGGTGGGGTTGCTCACCCCCCCTAGTTCGGGGCAGGAGTTGTAGATAAAGTCCATCCAGGTGTAGAGTTCGTACTCGGTTTTGGTCCTGAGATGCAGGATCCGGGTAGCGCCATCCTTGTCACCGGGGCTGTTGGACGGTCCATCAATGCGCCGGCGAACTTCAAAGGTGGGCGTCGCTgtctcgacgcggccgacgccgacaatGTCCTTGAGAAAGAGGGTGTATACAggcttctcgccgtcggccttggaAAAGTCGATCCATTCCTTGCGCAGGACAAGGAAACGCTGCTTCCAGGGTTGGAGGAAGCTACCCTCGCGGACGGCAGCCCAACCGCGTCTCCCAGAAGGGGCGGACTCGAAACCGGCGCCGTTGTTGTGCTTGCGCTGGGCGACTTGAAGAGGCACAGTCGAGCCGGTGTATGTCGAGATGGCGGTGCCAGTGAGGGGCGAGCTGGGCCTGCtatcgacgacgacatgcgtGGGCCCCTTGGCGGGCCGTGCTGGGCTGATAGGTGGCCTGGGAGCTGGACCAGGATTCATGAACAGGTGCGGCAGGTATGGGCTGCGCAAGtcagccatcgtcgtcatggtgAGGCGGGCGCGAATCGGCGCGGGTATGGCTCTGCGTGGCGGGTTGTAGAGGAGAGAAAACAGCACAGAGACGTCGCGCGGAAGCGCATCGTGACGAGGCGAGAAGGGGCAGACGCAGAGCGGGCAGCGACATACTCTTGATCAGCCATTTTGCAGGGGGAACATTGGCGCCATGGGGATGCCCAGCAGAAGGTTCGTCAGGCGTTAGGGTCGCGAGAGACGGACGTGCGGGGAGCACGCGTGAGGCATGAGGTGTCAGCGGGCCATTTCACggctcatggccgccagTGTGGAAGAGGGTGATGGATGGCGTGTCTAATAAGCAAAGCAGACGGGCTCGTTCTttgtcgacgcggcgcggcgcgggctgtCTCTTGCCGGGGGTCTGCGCAAACGGGTTTGCTGAGCGTCGGTCGGCACGCGCCTCGAACTCGACAAAGCCAGCGGTTGCGGACCGTTGGCAGGCGAAGACGCAGAGAGACGGGAGGGTGGGGAAGCGTCGCCAGGCTGGCCTTTTGTGAGTTGATTTTGACAACGGTCCAGTGCAGGAGGATCCCTGCATGCTAATCATGCTGCTTCGTAAATAAGCGCGAGACACGCCGGCTCCATGACAAAGGGtgtagtaacgttagtagtaCAGTAAGGTAGTGGTCAAACACGGGGGGCCAGGGCCATTGAGTCGCGCGGACAAAGCGAGCAGCGCTTTGAAACAGCTGCGCGTGCGGGAAGGGGGTGAATTCGACGAGATTTCGACAGgggtcggcagcggcggcgacgcactGGTCTTGTGCAGCATCATCGGCTGGACGGTGAGGACGACGTGACGAGGTGAATCTTGACGCGCAAGAGATGTCGCTATCCTTCAGGTACCTTGCCTGGTGGTATGCAAGGGTCGCGTCCCGGAACACAGTACGAAGTTTGCTCATAGGCACCTTGTAATCGAAGCTTTTCCCTGCCACACAGGGGGTCGGCCATGTCATCATGCCACTGTTTGATGGGCTGCGCGTGCCATTGGTAAGCGAGAGAGGCCCAATAGAACAGACACGACGCACAAGTTCGATATGCCGGTTCGTCGGACATGAGAtactaggtactaggtaTGGAAACGGCCTTTCACTGACGGCAGTTAGTAGCAGcattgtacgaagtagggCCGCTAGAGACGCAACTTGGCGAAGCGGTTGCCCCAGACTTGGTGGTGCAACAGAGGTGAAAGTGCGCGCGCACTGTATCGGTACTGTATATTTCCCAACGCGGCAAGTGCCCACGGGCAGGGATCTGTGCATCCAggggccgcccggcgccaCTCGAAGCAATCCGACCCTCCCCACCCCTCATTCATTCTGGAGCATTGAACAGTTGGGCGCTGAGGCGAGCGCCCGTCACTGGTGAAGATCTCGGCGCGTCAGCCGGTGTCCGCAGGCCCCTGTGCCCTGAGCTCAATCCACTGCAGGCGCCACCTGGCACGGCCCCCCCGGAACTGCCCCAGTGCACGCACCGCAGCCGCTATGCTGCCCCGCGCTATAAATGTCCGTCGGCAATTGACCCCCCCGCCCTCTGGAGGGCGATTTCGGGGCACCTCAGTCTCCAAACGCCGCTCCTCGTTACATCACCATCAGTCATGCTCGTCCTCACGCTGCGCGACGTCGGAGCGGCAATCACCTCGACTCTTTCCGTCAAAGCCCCGTCATAACCAGCACGACCGAACGCGGTCTCCTTCTGCGGCTCATTCCAAGTTCCAACACCAACATCTCCTTGCGAGGCTCGCGAACGACCTGCATGCAATAACCGACATCCTCCAGACTTCAACATCATGCCGCCCGTCAAGGCTTCCGTCctgcacgccgcccgcgatctgcgcctcgaggagcgtgacctcgccgccccagctTCCGATGAGGTTCAGATTGCTGTCCAGTCCACTGGGCTCTGCGGCTCCGACTTGCACTACTTCAACCACTTCCGCAATGGCGACTTTCTCGTCCGCGAGCCGCTCACCCTCGGCCACGAGTCCAGCGGCACCGTTGTCGCGACTGGCGCATCCGTCTCCAACCTGCAGCCGGGGGACCGTGTCGCCATCGAGGTCGGTCTGCCGTGCGAGAGCTGCGAGTATTGCAGCCAGGGCCGTTATAACATCTGCCGCGGCATGCGCTTCCGCAGctcggccaaggccatgccTCATGCCCAAGGTACCTTGCAGGAGAGGATAAACCACCCCGCGCGGTGGTGTCACAAGTATGCCTTCAGGCGGCGACACCTTTACGCTCAAAAATGCGAGACTGATGTCCATGAACAGACTCCCCAACGACCTGTCACTCGACCTTGGCGCGATCGTTGAGCCACTCTCCGTCGCCATGCACGCTCGCGACCGCGCCAACCTGCCTGAGGGGTCAACCgtgctcgtcttcggcgccggcgctgtcggcctgctggctgccgccgtgagCAAGGCAGCAcgggcctcggccgtcgtcataGCCGACATTCAAAAAGACCGCGTCGACTTTGCTGTCGCCAACGGctacgccgacgccggcgttgTGGTGCCCATGGCCCGCCCCCAGACGATtgaggagaagctgctgtACGCGGCCGACGTTGCGGACAAGATCAAGACCACCGAGGTGCACGGCAAGCCCATCGGCGAGGTAACGGCCGTGTATGAGTGCACCGGCGTGGAGACGTGCGTGCAGAGTTCTATATACGTGAGTGGGCCTGCTTGTCCCCCCTGCTCGGCGGAGCGTCCACTGGCTGACGTCTGTAGGCCACCAAACCTGGCGGCAAGGTCATGATCATCGGCATGGGCACGCCCATCCTCACGCTCcccatgtcggcggccgccctgcgcgaggtcGACCTCTTGGGCGTCTTCCGCTACGCCAACACGTACAAGCGCGCCATAGAGCTGCTgtccagcccgccgcccgagatGCCGGACCTGAAGACGCTCGTGACGCATCGCTACAAGGGCATGGCGCTCATCCCGGACGCcttctccatggccgcccgAGTCAAGGATGAGGAGGGCAAGCTGGTGCTCAAGGTAGTGGTTGACATGAAGGAGTGATGTGAGCCATGGGGGGGAGCTGGGCCTCGGCTGCTACTCGCCAATACCAACGGCCCTTTGCAAAAAAGTCTCTCGTGTCTTTGTCAACGAAGACACTGTCATGGTCCCCGTCGTCAGGCCGGCCGCCGAATGCTCCGTCTGACGATGGGCAGACCCCgcaacgccaacgccatgCAGTCGTAGAATGTAGTTTTAGCATGTCAATACCACGAGCCTGCCGcacgtggcggcgggggccgccTCGCTCACACTTGCAGAATATAGTCTAACGCGCCACCCGCTGtctgtcagtcagtcagtcgggGACACGCGCTGAAGCCACATCACGACCTTTTGTAAGCATTCGCAGCAGCCGACCGGCCAGCCGTTCCGGACTGCTGTGCCCCGATGGCGATACGAAGCGGGGAGAACGCTCCTTTTCTTCGCTGGCTTGTAAGCGGGGCGCGATGATTGTCATGATCAATCATTTACGCCGACCTGGGCGAGCTGTTGACGTcgcgcggggagggaggggatgCACGCGATGCATTCGAGCTGCCGGGGGGGAAGGATATAAAGTACCGAGGCTGAACCCTTCTCTCTGACGAACGGGACTTGGGGGACCTTTAGCCAGCCGCGGACTTTTGCCCTCAACACGCCTcccatcaccagcaccagcaccagcaccatcatcatcatcatcattgaACGGCACCGcatccgccatcgtcaccaacgCCGTGGATCAGAAGCACAGTACAGCAAGCTCCCAGGTCCAAAACCCCCTCGTGCTGCGTCACCTACcagccaccatggccgcgtccTTCACGCCCGAGCCctacgacgacgccgaggcagCCGAGTGGCTCATCTGCGTCGCCTGCGGGACGCAGTTCCCCACGAGCGACCGCTCGGCCGTGACTACGTGCCTCATCTGCGACGACCCGCGGCAGTACGTCCCGCCGTCGGGCCAGGCCTTTACcacgctcgccgcgctgcgcgcCTCGAACCACCGCAACGTCTTTACGCCCTaccatcaccagcagcagcagcagcaaaagggtcacggcgccgtctcccCGGCGGGCGAaagcacggccgccgccgccaccgcagaCATCACATTCGTGACCACGACGCCCAAGTTCGCCATCgggcagcgcgcggcgcTCGTGCGCACCCCCGCGGGGACCGTCCTGTGGGACTGCCTcacgctgctcgacgacgagacggtgcggcgcgtgcgcgacgagttcggcgggctggccgccatcgtcatcagccACCCGCACTACTACTCGACGCACGTGCAGTGGGCGCGCGCGTTCGGCTGCCCCGTGTacgtggcggccgaggatcGGGCGCGCTGGACGACGCTCCGCTCCGCGCACCAGGTGGACCTGACGGAGGAGGACACGGAGATtgtggtgcggcggcggcagagtcgtcatggcggcgctggtagtagtagtagcagtgatgagcgcggcggcgaggcaacTGAGGGAGCcggaggagaaggaggaggacaaggcgaAGGAGAAGAGCTGCAGCTGGTGAGTacgggcgcccgcgcgctcaagctcggcggccacTTCCCCGGGTCCCTCGTGCTGCTCTTCCGGGAACGGCTCTTCATCGCCGACACGCTGGTCACGACGCCCGCGGGGCTCGGCCGCTGGGACGTGGACAGCCTCGGCACGACtcgcgagcagcggcggcggcgaccctCGGGGCTCAACACGTACGCCTTCCTGTGGAGCATCCCCAACGCGATCccgctgggcgtcgacgagctggcgcgcaTGTGGGCGGTGCTGCGGCGGTACGAGTTTCGGGCCACGCACGGCGCGTTTGCCGGCATGGACATTGAGGATGATAggggtgatggtgatggtgctggcggtgacggtgatgagGGGAACCGCGTCAAGAGGCGCGTGCTGGAGAGCATGCAGATCCAGGCGAGGTTCATGGGATACGGGACGCATGCCCTCATGAGCGAGAGGGTGTAGGTACTTTTGGtcacggcagcagcgagatGTTTGTGCCCAGAGAGAATGTATCGTGTCAATATCCGActctgtctgtcttgtcTGCGCAGACTGCATCAGGCCGACGGCTGCCAGATTCTTGCTGATGCCCTTGAGCGGATACTCATTATCATCCCATTCCCACCCCCACACTTCATGTTGCAGGGGTAGCTTGACGAAGCACGCCCGACATGAGCGAGATGTTCCATACAGTGACTGTGGCCGCCAGTGCCATCATACGTCTCAGCAAAACAAAAAGGTATGTAGTTATTTCCAACACCAAATGTTCTAGAACAGCGCTTGCCAACGGATCCTTAACCCCGTCGTCGTACCTTCGTATGCGTCATTACGTGATCATTTTTTTcgaaaaaagaagaagaagaaaaacgCCCTCATACTTTCTTCACGTcttggagctgctgcttcttacgcttctgcttcttcttgccctcctcgcgcgcctcccACCACTGCATGATCCTGTTCCAGTACAGCGCGagcaggacggcgacgaggctcagcgggaccgcgacggcgaagaagacgcaGTACACGatggcgctgcgctggctcAGCTCCTCGTTCATGCTGAGGAAGCTCGTCACGAAGCTCATGGGCACGAAGACGAACGCCAGGTACGTGATGCGGCCCATGTTGCGGCTTTCGAGCATGGCCCGCTTCGTCTCCtcgatgctgatgatggccacgGCCATTTGCATGATCTTGTCTgcccgcagctgcagcacctgcagccGCGCGAGGAGGCTGCCGAGGTCGCGTCGCacccctgcctgccagcagcccgatgccgccaccgctgccgctgccgcccctgctcctgctcccgCACCCCCAGCGCCCCTTCCCTTGTCCGAAAGCGCGTGGTG
This sequence is a window from Purpureocillium takamizusanense chromosome 8, complete sequence. Protein-coding genes within it:
- a CDS encoding L-iditol 2-dehydrogenase (EggNog:ENOG503NUAP~COG:Q) → MPPVKASVLHAARDLRLEERDLAAPASDEVQIAVQSTGLCGSDLHYFNHFRNGDFLVREPLTLGHESSGTVVATGASVSNLQPGDRVAIEVGLPCESCEYCSQGRYNICRGMRFRSSAKAMPHAQGTLQERINHPARWCHKLPNDLSLDLGAIVEPLSVAMHARDRANLPEGSTVLVFGAGAVGLLAAAVSKAARASAVVIADIQKDRVDFAVANGYADAGVVVPMARPQTIEEKLLYAADVADKIKTTEVHGKPIGEVTAVYECTGVETCVQSSIYATKPGGKVMIIGMGTPILTLPMSAAALREVDLLGVFRYANTYKRAIELLSSPPPEMPDLKTLVTHRYKGMALIPDAFSMAARVKDEEGKLVLKVVVDMKE
- a CDS encoding L-iditol 2-dehydrogenase (EggNog:ENOG503NUAP~COG:Q) — protein: MPPVKASVLHAARDLRLEERDLAAPASDEVQIAVQSTGLCGSDLHYFNHFRNGDFLVREPLTLGHESSGTVVATGASVSNLQPGDRVAIEVGLPCESCEYCSQGRYNICRGMRFRSSAKAMPHAQGTLQERINHPARWCHKLPNDLSLDLGAIVEPLSVAMHARDRANLPEGSTVLVFGAGAVGLLAAAVSKAARASAVVIADIQKDRVDFAVANGYADAGVVVPMARPQTIEEKLLYAADVADKIKTTEVHGKPIGEVTAVYECTGVETCVQSSIYVSGPACPPCSAERPLADVCRPPNLAARS
- a CDS encoding uncharacterized protein (COG:S~EggNog:ENOG503NZYT) translates to MAASFTPEPYDDAEAAEWLICVACGTQFPTSDRSAVTTCLICDDPRQYVPPSGQAFTTLAALRASNHRNVFTPYHHQQQQQQKGHGAVSPAGESTAAAATADITFVTTTPKFAIGQRAALVRTPAGTVLWDCLTLLDDETVRRVRDEFGGLAAIVISHPHYYSTHVQWARAFGCPVYVAAEDRARWTTLRSAHQVDLTEEDTEIVVRRRQSRHGGAGSSSSSDERGGEATEGAGGEGGGQGEGEELQLVSTGARALKLGGHFPGSLVLLFRERLFIADTLVTTPAGLGRWDVDSLGTTREQRRRRPSGLNTYAFLWSIPNAIPLGVDELARMWAVLRRYEFRATHGAFAGMDIEDDRGDGDGAGGDGDEGNRVKRRVLESMQIQARFMGYGTHALMSERV